The Dioscorea cayenensis subsp. rotundata cultivar TDr96_F1 chromosome 19, TDr96_F1_v2_PseudoChromosome.rev07_lg8_w22 25.fasta, whole genome shotgun sequence genome includes a window with the following:
- the LOC120250614 gene encoding cytochrome P450 81E8-like — protein sequence MIKAGDILGHKNTAIFFSPHGPHWSNLRRLTSSELLSTRRLNLLSGIRFNEFLSLIHRMVQASSSGEIELRARLFEMAHNSMSKMVFGKRYYGENLDVEVDVANQFKDIMHEVIDLVFSFNPRDFFPALGWLDLLGVERRMKRLLPRLDGFITEIIEEQRRRRSEEANAGREAEERNLLDVMLSMQETDHEMYTDEHINGHILGVQNFDLKVPWVSFLFGLTIWVKSNICCDVESCWLEVFDEMSLDYPIM from the exons ATGATCAAGGCCGGAGACATCCTTGGTCACAAGAACACCGCCATTTTCTTCTCACCTCACGGCCCTCACTGGAGCAATCTCCGCCGTCTCACCTCCTCAGAACTCCTCTCCACCCGCCGGCTCAACCTCCTCTCAGGAATCCGGTTCAATGAGTTCCTCTCCCTAATCCACCGCATGGTGCAAGCCTCTTCATCCGGCGAGATTGAGCTCAGAGCAAGGCTCTTTGAAATGGCCCACAATTCAATGTCCAAAATGGTGTTTGGGAAGAGGTATTATGGTGAAAACTTGGACGTTGAAGTGGATGTTGCCAACCAGTTTAAGGATATCATGCATGAGGTAATTGATCTCGTGTTCTCTTTCAATCCAAGAGATTTTTTCCCGGCGTTAGGGTGGTTGGATTTGCTTGGTGTTGAGAGGAGGATGAAGAGGCTGCTTCCAAGGTTAGACGGATTCATCACTGAGATCATCGAGGAgcagaggagaaggaggagtgAAGAGGCTAACGCCGGCAGAGAAGCGGAGGAGAGAAATCTACTTGATGTCATGCTATCCATGCAGGAAACTGATCACGAGATGTACACAGATGAGCACATCAACGGTCATATCCTG GGTGTTCAGAACTTTGACTTGAAAGTTCCTTGGGTCTCGTTCTTGTTTGGCTTGACCATTTGGGTCAAG AGCAATATCTGTTGTGATGTGGAGAGCTGCTGGCTTGAGGTGTTCGACGAAATGTCTCT